In Oenanthe melanoleuca isolate GR-GAL-2019-014 chromosome 8, OMel1.0, whole genome shotgun sequence, a single genomic region encodes these proteins:
- the SELE gene encoding E-selectin isoform X2, protein MICLQFLSLLTYGLTVLQGVKGWTYHYSDTNMTYREAELWCRKKYTNLVAIQNKEEINHLNAFLPFNPGYYWIGIRKINDVWTWTGTNKQLTEEARNWASGEPNGKGNNEDCVEIYIKRGKDDGKWNDEQCEKKKVALCYTASCNPSLCSGHGECIETINNHTCHCNPGFYGPECEFVQSCDPLKKPDHGSLECHHPLGDFSYNSSCTVQCEEGYELTALESVHCTSSGVWSAPLAACKAVTCPALDVPVHGAVNCSHPSVQLTWGATCEFSCEEGFTLTGAATLQCGSSGAWDRQQPSCAAVRCEAVLGPAEGSVSCDHDPADLTSVSRCNFQCSEGYVLEGSSSTECLPQGQWSQPVPKCKAVTCPALDVPVHGAVNCSHPSVQLTWGATCEFSCEEGFTLTGPATLQCGSSGAWDRQQPSCAAVRCEAVLGPAEGSVSCDHDPADLTSGSRCDFQCSEGYVLEGSSSTECLPQGQWSQPVPKCKVIQCEPLSSPEKGSMDCSHGAGIFTYNTSCHFSCPEGWSLNGSRVLECSHSGNWSASLPTCEASEQASYISVGIAATSASLLSTASFLLWLARRFRRKAKKFIPFRNWQETASEGSFQSAGENV, encoded by the exons ATGATTTGCTTGCAGTTCCTATCTCTCCTTACCTATG GACTTACAGTGCTGCAGGGGGTGAAGGGGTGGACATACCATTATTCAGACACAAACATGACCtacagggaagcagagctgtggtgcAGAAAGAAGTATACTAACCTGGTTGCCATCCAGAACAAGGAGGAAATCAATCATCTCAATGCCTTCTTACCCTTCAATCCGGGTTACTACTGGATTGgaatcagaaaaattaatgatgTGTGGACCTGGACTGGAACTAACAAACAACTGACAGAAGAAGCAAGAAACTGGGCTTCAGGGGAGCCAAATGGCAAAGGGAACAACGAGGACTGTGTTGAGATCTACATCAAAAGAGGGAAGGATGATGGCAAATGGAATGATGAGCAGTGTGAGAAAAAGAAGGTCGCCTTGTGCTACACAG cttcttGCAACCCATCTCTCTGCAGTGGCCATGGAGAATGCATAGAGACTATCAACAACCACACCTGCCATTGCAACCCTGGGTTCTATGGGCCTGAATGCGAGTTTG TTCAGAGTTGTGATCCACTAAAGAAACCTGATCATGGGAGCCTTGAGTGCCACCATCCACTGGGAGACTTCAGCTACAACTCATCCTGCACAGTTCAGTGTGAGGAGGGCTATGAGCTGACTGCACTGGAATCTGTTCACTGTACCTCTTCTGGGGTCTGGTCTGCCCCCCTTGCAGCATGCAAAG CTGTGACCTGTCCTGCCTTGGATGTGCCTGTCCATGGGGCTGTGAACTGCTCCCATCCCTCTGTGCAGCTCACCTGGGGAGCCACCTGTGAGTTCAGCTGTGAGGAAGGATTCACCCTGACAGGAGCAGCTACACTGCAGTGTGGTTCCTCTGGGgcctgggacaggcagcagcccagctgtgcag ctgtgaggtgtgAGGCTGTCCTGGGGCCAGCAGAAGGCTCTGTGAGCTGTGACCACGATCCTGCAGACCTCACCTCTGTCTCAAGGTGTAATTTCCAGTGCAGTGAGGGATATGTCCTGGAGGGCTCATCCAGCACTGAGTGCCTGCCACAGGGACAGTGGTCACAGCCAGTGCCCAAGTGCAAAG CTGTGACCTGTCCTGCCTTGGATGTGCCTGTCCATGGGGCTGTGAACTGCTCCCATCCCTCTGTGCAGCTCACCTGGGGAGCCACCTGTGAGTTCAGCTGTGAGGAAGGATTCACCCTGACAGGACCAGCTACACTGCAGTGTGGTTCCTCTGGGgcctgggacaggcagcagcccagctgtgcag ctgtgaggtgtgAGGCTGTCCTGGGGCCAGCAGAAGGCTCTGTGAGCTGTGACCACGATCCTGCAGACCTCACCTCTGGCTCAAGGTGTGATTTCCAGTGCAGTGAGGGATATGTCCTGGAGGGCTCATCCAGCACTGAGTGCCTGCCACAGGGACAGTGGTCACAGCCAGTGCCCAAGTGCAAAG tcATACAGTGTGAACCACTGAGCTCTCCTGAGAAAGGCTCCATGGATTGCTcccatggggctgggatcttCACCTACAACACCTCCTGCCACTTCAGCTGCCCTGAAGGATGGAGTCTCAATGGCTCTCGTGTTCTTGAGTGCAGCCATTCAGGAAACTGGAGTGCCAGCCTGCCCACCTGTGAAG CCTCTGAGCAAGCCAGCTACATCTCTGTGGGCATAGCAGCCacttctgcctctctgctgtcCACAGCATCGTTCCTGCTTTGGCTTGCAAGGCGCTTCCGGAGAAAAG CAAAAAAGTTTATTCCTTTCAG gaACTGGCAGGAAACAGCCAGTGAGGGGAGCTTCCAAAGTGCTGGCGAGAATGTCTAA
- the SELE gene encoding E-selectin isoform X1, with the protein MICLQFLSLLTYGLTVLQGVKGWTYHYSDTNMTYREAELWCRKKYTNLVAIQNKEEINHLNAFLPFNPGYYWIGIRKINDVWTWTGTNKQLTEEARNWASGEPNGKGNNEDCVEIYIKRGKDDGKWNDEQCEKKKVALCYTASCNPSLCSGHGECIETINNHTCHCNPGFYGPECEFVQSCDPLKKPDHGSLECHHPLGDFSYNSSCTVQCEEGYELTALESVHCTSSGVWSAPLAACKAVTCPALDVPVHGAVNCSHPSVQLTWGATCEFSCEEGFTLTGAATLQCGSSGAWDRQQPSCAAVRCEAVLGPAEGSVSCDHDPADLTSVSRCNFQCSEGYVLEGSSSTECLPQGQWSQPVPKCKAVTCPALDVPVHGAVNCSHPSVQLTWGATCEFSCEEGFTLTGPATLQCGSSGAWDRQQPSCAAVRCEAVLGPAEGSVSCDHDPADLTSGSRCDFQCSEGYVLEGSSSTECLPQGQWSQPVPKCKVIQCEPLSSPEKGSMDCSHGAGIFTYNTSCHFSCPEGWSLNGSRVLECSHSGNWSASLPTCEASEQASYISVGIAATSASLLSTASFLLWLARRFRRKGEHFVMLYLPEKYSGGKKPLKPPKPYTLLVEKVVIPILR; encoded by the exons ATGATTTGCTTGCAGTTCCTATCTCTCCTTACCTATG GACTTACAGTGCTGCAGGGGGTGAAGGGGTGGACATACCATTATTCAGACACAAACATGACCtacagggaagcagagctgtggtgcAGAAAGAAGTATACTAACCTGGTTGCCATCCAGAACAAGGAGGAAATCAATCATCTCAATGCCTTCTTACCCTTCAATCCGGGTTACTACTGGATTGgaatcagaaaaattaatgatgTGTGGACCTGGACTGGAACTAACAAACAACTGACAGAAGAAGCAAGAAACTGGGCTTCAGGGGAGCCAAATGGCAAAGGGAACAACGAGGACTGTGTTGAGATCTACATCAAAAGAGGGAAGGATGATGGCAAATGGAATGATGAGCAGTGTGAGAAAAAGAAGGTCGCCTTGTGCTACACAG cttcttGCAACCCATCTCTCTGCAGTGGCCATGGAGAATGCATAGAGACTATCAACAACCACACCTGCCATTGCAACCCTGGGTTCTATGGGCCTGAATGCGAGTTTG TTCAGAGTTGTGATCCACTAAAGAAACCTGATCATGGGAGCCTTGAGTGCCACCATCCACTGGGAGACTTCAGCTACAACTCATCCTGCACAGTTCAGTGTGAGGAGGGCTATGAGCTGACTGCACTGGAATCTGTTCACTGTACCTCTTCTGGGGTCTGGTCTGCCCCCCTTGCAGCATGCAAAG CTGTGACCTGTCCTGCCTTGGATGTGCCTGTCCATGGGGCTGTGAACTGCTCCCATCCCTCTGTGCAGCTCACCTGGGGAGCCACCTGTGAGTTCAGCTGTGAGGAAGGATTCACCCTGACAGGAGCAGCTACACTGCAGTGTGGTTCCTCTGGGgcctgggacaggcagcagcccagctgtgcag ctgtgaggtgtgAGGCTGTCCTGGGGCCAGCAGAAGGCTCTGTGAGCTGTGACCACGATCCTGCAGACCTCACCTCTGTCTCAAGGTGTAATTTCCAGTGCAGTGAGGGATATGTCCTGGAGGGCTCATCCAGCACTGAGTGCCTGCCACAGGGACAGTGGTCACAGCCAGTGCCCAAGTGCAAAG CTGTGACCTGTCCTGCCTTGGATGTGCCTGTCCATGGGGCTGTGAACTGCTCCCATCCCTCTGTGCAGCTCACCTGGGGAGCCACCTGTGAGTTCAGCTGTGAGGAAGGATTCACCCTGACAGGACCAGCTACACTGCAGTGTGGTTCCTCTGGGgcctgggacaggcagcagcccagctgtgcag ctgtgaggtgtgAGGCTGTCCTGGGGCCAGCAGAAGGCTCTGTGAGCTGTGACCACGATCCTGCAGACCTCACCTCTGGCTCAAGGTGTGATTTCCAGTGCAGTGAGGGATATGTCCTGGAGGGCTCATCCAGCACTGAGTGCCTGCCACAGGGACAGTGGTCACAGCCAGTGCCCAAGTGCAAAG tcATACAGTGTGAACCACTGAGCTCTCCTGAGAAAGGCTCCATGGATTGCTcccatggggctgggatcttCACCTACAACACCTCCTGCCACTTCAGCTGCCCTGAAGGATGGAGTCTCAATGGCTCTCGTGTTCTTGAGTGCAGCCATTCAGGAAACTGGAGTGCCAGCCTGCCCACCTGTGAAG CCTCTGAGCAAGCCAGCTACATCTCTGTGGGCATAGCAGCCacttctgcctctctgctgtcCACAGCATCGTTCCTGCTTTGGCTTGCAAGGCGCTTCCGGAGAAAAGGTGAGCACTTTGTCATGCTTTATCTTCctgaaaaatattcaggagGAAAGAAGCCCCTAAAACCTCCAAAGCCCTACACCTTACTTGTTGAAAAAGTAGTAATTCCCATACTTAGAtaa